A single genomic interval of Myxosarcina sp. GI1 harbors:
- a CDS encoding solute carrier family 26 protein, whose product MTKAQSRRLNAVALPSLKQLLSYRREWLRGDVLAGLTVAAYLIPQCMAYGELAGVEPVAGLWAILPPMVIYAVFGSSPQLSIGPESSTAVMTAVAIAPLAAARSETYISLAALLAIIMGVICIVSYFARLGFLADLLSKPVLIGYMAGIALIMIGGQLGKIGKIEIETDAFFSQVGEFIGKLQQAHSPTLILSILVLVFLFGFQRRFPNAPIPLIAVLLSTIAVAIFKLDTRGVAIVGEIPAGLPGFAIPQVSLNDLGTLVASAIGISIVGYSDNVLTARAFANRNNYKIDANQELLALGVANFGNGLMQGFPISSSGSRTVIGDSLGSKSQLFSLVAMVAVILVLLFLRPILALFPNAALGAIVIYAATKLIEVEEFIRLYKFRRSEFILAIATTLAVLITDILVGVGIAVSLSVIELFSRVARPHDAVLGTVPSLAGFHDIDDWEGAKTVPGLVIYRYDAPLCFANAENFKRRSLEAIEAELHPVEWFVLNMEANVEIDITAIDMLSELRNELAAKNIVFVMTRVKQDLYLELKRAKFLKNNSAEHIYPTLHTAIAAFEERRSTFED is encoded by the coding sequence ATGACCAAAGCCCAGTCCCGTAGATTGAATGCTGTTGCGCTACCGAGTTTAAAACAATTGCTTTCTTATCGTCGGGAATGGTTGCGGGGCGATGTATTAGCGGGTTTGACGGTGGCAGCTTATTTAATACCGCAATGTATGGCATATGGAGAATTAGCAGGAGTCGAACCAGTAGCAGGGTTATGGGCGATTTTACCGCCGATGGTTATTTATGCAGTATTTGGCTCTTCGCCACAGCTTTCTATCGGTCCCGAATCTAGTACCGCCGTGATGACAGCCGTAGCAATAGCACCTTTAGCCGCAGCTAGAAGCGAAACCTACATTAGCCTTGCTGCTTTACTAGCAATAATTATGGGCGTTATCTGTATTGTTAGCTATTTTGCCAGATTGGGTTTTTTAGCCGATTTACTCTCCAAACCCGTTTTAATTGGTTATATGGCTGGCATTGCCCTAATTATGATAGGGGGACAACTAGGCAAGATTGGCAAAATTGAAATCGAAACCGACGCTTTTTTCAGTCAGGTTGGCGAATTTATCGGTAAGCTACAGCAAGCTCATTCTCCCACGCTAATTTTAAGCATCTTGGTTTTGGTATTTTTGTTTGGCTTTCAGCGTCGCTTTCCTAATGCACCCATACCTTTAATCGCTGTTTTACTGTCCACAATAGCAGTAGCTATTTTCAAACTCGATACTCGCGGTGTGGCAATCGTAGGAGAAATACCTGCGGGTTTGCCTGGCTTTGCTATTCCTCAAGTATCGTTAAACGATCTGGGTACTCTAGTTGCTTCTGCCATAGGCATATCCATCGTCGGTTATTCCGATAACGTACTGACGGCTAGAGCTTTTGCCAATCGCAATAACTATAAAATCGATGCCAATCAAGAACTCTTGGCTTTGGGGGTGGCTAATTTTGGTAACGGCTTGATGCAGGGGTTTCCTATCAGTAGTAGCGGTAGTCGTACCGTCATTGGCGATTCTTTGGGGAGTAAAAGTCAGCTATTTTCTCTGGTGGCAATGGTGGCAGTAATTTTGGTGCTATTGTTTCTGCGTCCGATACTGGCACTGTTTCCCAATGCTGCTTTGGGTGCAATCGTTATCTATGCTGCTACCAAATTAATTGAAGTTGAAGAATTTATCAGGCTATATAAATTCCGCCGTAGTGAGTTTATTTTAGCGATCGCTACGACGCTAGCAGTATTGATAACTGATATTTTAGTTGGTGTGGGGATTGCGGTTAGTTTGTCGGTAATTGAGTTATTTTCTAGAGTTGCCCGTCCCCACGATGCGGTTTTAGGTACGGTTCCCAGTTTGGCAGGATTTCACGATATCGACGATTGGGAAGGAGCGAAGACAGTACCTGGTTTGGTAATTTATCGTTACGATGCGCCTTTGTGTTTTGCCAATGCCGAGAACTTCAAACGGCGATCGCTCGAAGCTATTGAAGCAGAACTACATCCCGTTGAATGGTTCGTGCTGAACATGGAAGCCAATGTAGAAATCGATATCACTGCTATCGATATGCTATCGGAACTGAGAAATGAACTAGCTGCGAAAAACATAGTTTTTGTAATGACGCGAGTTAAACAGGATTTATATCTGGAACTCAAACGAGCCAAGTTTCTTAAAAATAATTCAGCCGAACATATTTACCCTACTTTACATACGGCGATCGCTGCTTTTGAAGAAAGAAGATCGACATTTGAAGATTGA
- a CDS encoding oxidoreductase, whose product MNKLKLATVWLGSCSGCHMSFLDLDEWLFELAARVDLVYSPFADVKEYPEGVDLVLVEGAVANEDNLELIKSVRDRSKILVSFGDCAVTGNVTAMRNLVGDTESVLQRCYQEAADIQNQIPHEPEIVPTLLDQVQPVHTVVTVDLYLPGCPPDAQRIREALESLLAVGIPKLTGEQIRFG is encoded by the coding sequence ATGAACAAATTAAAACTCGCAACCGTATGGCTTGGCAGCTGTTCTGGCTGTCACATGTCTTTTTTAGATTTAGATGAATGGCTGTTCGAGCTAGCTGCTAGAGTAGATTTGGTTTATAGTCCTTTTGCCGATGTCAAAGAATATCCCGAAGGGGTCGATCTAGTCTTAGTAGAAGGTGCGGTAGCTAACGAGGATAATTTAGAACTGATAAAAAGCGTGCGCGATCGCTCTAAAATTTTAGTTTCTTTCGGCGACTGTGCGGTTACTGGTAATGTTACTGCAATGCGAAATCTGGTTGGCGATACTGAGTCTGTACTTCAGCGTTGCTACCAGGAAGCTGCCGACATTCAGAACCAAATACCCCACGAACCAGAAATAGTTCCAACTTTGTTAGACCAAGTGCAGCCAGTCCATACGGTAGTAACCGTAGATCTCTATCTTCCTGGCTGTCCCCCCGATGCCCAACGTATTCGTGAGGCTTTAGAATCTCTGTTAGCAGTTGGAATACCAAAGTTAACAGGAGAACAAATTAGATTTGGTTAG
- the hoxU gene encoding bidirectional hydrogenase complex protein HoxU produces MAVKTLTINDRLVSARESETILEAARDAGIHIPTLCYLEGVSEVGACRLCLVEIAGSNKLQPACVTKVAEGMEIQTNTERLQKYRRTIIELLFAEGNHICAVCVANGNCELQDLAVEMGMEHVSLAYQFPQRSVDLSHARFGIDRNRCVLCTRCIRVCDEIEGAHTWDMAGRGHNSNVITDLDRPWGSADSCTSCGKCLMACPTGAIFARGSTVGEMTKERTKLEFITTARKKGEWLVQS; encoded by the coding sequence GTGGCAGTCAAAACCTTAACTATTAACGATCGCCTTGTTAGTGCTAGAGAATCTGAAACTATTTTAGAGGCTGCGAGGGATGCGGGTATTCACATTCCTACTCTCTGTTATTTAGAAGGAGTATCGGAAGTTGGTGCCTGTCGCTTGTGCCTGGTGGAAATTGCTGGTAGCAACAAGCTTCAACCTGCTTGCGTTACCAAAGTAGCTGAAGGGATGGAGATTCAGACTAACACCGAACGTTTGCAAAAGTACCGTCGCACTATTATCGAACTGCTGTTTGCCGAAGGCAATCATATCTGTGCCGTCTGTGTGGCTAACGGCAACTGCGAGTTACAAGATTTGGCGGTAGAAATGGGTATGGAACACGTTAGTTTAGCCTATCAGTTTCCCCAGCGTAGCGTAGATTTATCCCACGCTCGCTTTGGTATCGATCGCAATCGCTGTGTGTTGTGTACGCGCTGCATTAGAGTCTGCGATGAAATAGAGGGCGCACACACCTGGGATATGGCAGGTAGGGGACATAATTCTAATGTAATTACCGATTTAGATCGTCCTTGGGGTAGTGCCGACAGCTGCACCTCCTGCGGTAAATGTCTTATGGCTTGTCCGACGGGAGCAATTTTTGCTAGAGGTTCGACGGTAGGAGAAATGACCAAAGAAAGAACCAAGCTGGAGTTTATTACTACTGCGAGGAAGAAAGGAGAATGGCTGGTTCAAAGTTAG
- a CDS encoding DUF6544 family protein yields the protein MKIILVIVAIAIVGCSIFLVISVKYNRSVNKIWRSLKSQPTNAVFTPDMVADLDEPVRRYFLHAIAPGTPIAACVELEMSGSFCLKPDADWLPMNASQIISTTPPGFVWKASIGKASMSFSGADYYSQSKGRMRFFLWGLLPLVNAQNKNIDRSAVGRMGAEYIWLPSALLPQHNVAWQAIADNIIQANFKIDNEPINLTLTIASDGSLLKLSLPRWGDKTEDSNWQYITFGGETREEKTFDGYTIPAKISAGWWFGTDKYWEFFQSSIERAKFS from the coding sequence ATGAAAATTATATTAGTTATTGTTGCAATTGCTATTGTTGGATGTTCGATTTTCTTAGTAATTAGCGTTAAATACAATCGCTCGGTTAATAAAATCTGGCGTTCTCTTAAGTCTCAGCCTACAAATGCAGTCTTTACTCCAGACATGGTTGCAGACTTAGATGAACCAGTACGAAGATATTTCTTACACGCGATCGCACCTGGAACGCCTATAGCTGCTTGTGTAGAACTAGAAATGAGTGGTAGTTTTTGCCTCAAACCAGATGCAGACTGGCTACCAATGAATGCTTCACAAATTATTTCTACTACTCCTCCTGGTTTCGTTTGGAAGGCAAGTATAGGCAAAGCAAGCATGAGCTTTAGCGGTGCGGATTACTACAGTCAAAGTAAAGGCAGAATGAGATTTTTTTTGTGGGGTTTGCTGCCGTTAGTCAATGCCCAAAATAAAAATATCGATCGCTCTGCCGTAGGAAGAATGGGGGCAGAGTATATTTGGCTACCGTCGGCATTGTTACCACAGCATAATGTAGCTTGGCAGGCGATCGCCGATAATATTATTCAAGCTAATTTCAAGATCGATAACGAGCCTATAAACTTAACGTTGACTATTGCTTCTGATGGCAGTTTACTCAAGTTATCTTTGCCACGTTGGGGAGACAAAACCGAAGATAGTAATTGGCAATATATTACCTTTGGGGGAGAAACAAGAGAAGAAAAAACTTTTGATGGTTATACTATCCCTGCAAAAATAAGCGCGGGGTGGTGGTTCGGTACGGATAAATACTGGGAATTTTTTCAATCGTCCATCGAGCGGGCAAAATTCAGTTAG
- a CDS encoding DUF4440 domain-containing protein has product MTDAKEILKEMCQRYQDAVNANDSQIYRQLFATDAIRIPPGAMPEHGVDEIAKSEQKDYDVAKWTVKVTPVDALMIGEKWVYGIAHGDVRTVARADGATKSFQTTKTWLFHQEDSGKWSIVRQIWNLK; this is encoded by the coding sequence ATGACTGATGCGAAAGAAATTCTTAAAGAAATGTGCCAGAGATATCAGGATGCAGTTAACGCTAACGATTCCCAGATATATCGCCAGCTATTTGCTACAGACGCGATTAGAATTCCTCCAGGAGCTATGCCAGAACATGGTGTAGATGAGATTGCCAAAAGCGAGCAAAAGGACTATGACGTTGCTAAATGGACTGTCAAAGTGACACCTGTTGATGCCCTAATGATTGGCGAGAAATGGGTTTACGGAATTGCTCATGGTGATGTTCGTACTGTTGCTCGCGCTGATGGTGCGACAAAATCATTCCAAACCACTAAGACCTGGCTTTTTCACCAAGAAGACTCAGGAAAATGGTCGATTGTAAGACAGATCTGGAATCTCAAATAA
- the hypF gene encoding carbamoyltransferase HypF yields the protein MKQGLSLKIQGAVQGVGFRPFIYRLATELRLTGWVNNSSEGVAVEIEGERSQLKTFLARLKSQSPPLSNIQNVVSSQHTPIGYQEFTIKSSSMGAKTASILPDLATCAECRQEIFDPTNYRYRYPFINCTNCGSRFSIIRALPYDRSNTTMQQFAMCDRCLAEYQNPSNRRFHAQPNACPECGPHLELWDRQGNTLATHHEALLATAEAIRQGKIMAIKGLGGFHLVVDAANETAVQKLRDRKHRPYKPLALMYPNLERIKTDCHVSFLEEKLLLSPKAPIVLLKKHNYACEWVAPHNSYLGVMLPYTPLHHLLMNELDFPIVATSGNFSGEPICIDNREALIKLERIADLFLVHNRPIVRPVDDSIVRVVGGREQILRRARGYAPLPIFPSPISIDVEQNKQLLAVGGYLKNAIAFTKDNRLFLSQYIGDLETLATYERFQQTINDFQSLYELKPTQVICDRHPHYLSTNYAQKLNIPVSSVQHHYAHVLSCMVDNGLDLNEPVLGVAWDGTGYGLDGTIWGGEFLSITDTGFKRVACLRTFRLPGGERAIKEPTRIAIALLYEIFGDFLFTNTNCFNYLPWFKALTEGELKNFRTVLDKNINVPITSSMGRLFDGMAAILSICQQVSYEGQAAIELESAIADLNTEETYSFELIQPAKPTSDCSIIIDWKPIVRGILIDVANKRAKSKISAKFHNTLVEMIIAVAKQVKQKQILLTGGCWQNKYLTERAIARLKQEDFIPYWHHGIPCNDGGIAVGQIAASLRR from the coding sequence ATGAAACAAGGTTTGAGTTTGAAGATTCAGGGGGCAGTTCAAGGTGTGGGGTTTCGCCCCTTTATCTATCGGTTGGCAACAGAACTAAGATTGACGGGATGGGTGAATAACTCTTCTGAAGGAGTAGCTGTAGAAATTGAAGGAGAACGATCGCAGCTTAAAACATTTTTAGCTCGTCTCAAATCTCAATCACCTCCCCTATCTAATATTCAAAATGTAGTTAGTTCTCAGCATACTCCTATCGGCTATCAAGAATTTACCATTAAATCTAGTTCGATGGGAGCAAAAACAGCCTCGATCTTGCCCGATCTTGCTACCTGTGCTGAATGTCGGCAAGAAATTTTCGACCCTACTAATTATCGCTATCGCTATCCTTTTATTAACTGTACTAACTGCGGTTCTCGTTTTAGCATTATTAGAGCCTTGCCTTACGATCGCTCTAATACGACAATGCAGCAGTTTGCAATGTGCGATCGCTGTTTGGCAGAATATCAAAATCCTTCAAACCGCCGTTTTCATGCCCAACCTAATGCCTGTCCTGAATGTGGACCTCATTTAGAACTATGGGATAGACAGGGTAACACATTAGCAACCCATCATGAAGCATTACTAGCTACTGCCGAAGCTATTCGCCAGGGGAAAATTATGGCTATTAAAGGATTAGGCGGATTTCATTTAGTAGTCGATGCAGCTAATGAAACAGCAGTTCAAAAATTGCGCGATCGCAAGCATCGTCCCTACAAACCTTTGGCGTTGATGTATCCCAATCTGGAACGGATTAAAACAGACTGTCATGTATCTTTTTTAGAAGAAAAGTTACTTTTATCTCCTAAAGCTCCCATCGTTTTATTAAAAAAACACAATTATGCTTGCGAATGGGTTGCACCTCATAACTCTTATTTGGGAGTGATGTTGCCCTATACTCCTCTACATCATTTATTAATGAACGAACTCGACTTTCCTATCGTGGCAACCAGCGGTAACTTTAGTGGCGAACCAATTTGTATCGATAATCGAGAAGCATTAATTAAATTAGAGCGAATTGCCGACTTGTTTTTAGTTCACAATCGCCCTATCGTTCGTCCCGTTGATGATTCAATCGTGCGAGTAGTAGGGGGTAGAGAACAAATCCTCAGACGCGCAAGAGGTTATGCACCTTTGCCAATATTTCCTTCCCCAATCTCGATCGATGTAGAGCAAAACAAACAATTGCTTGCCGTAGGAGGATATCTAAAAAATGCGATCGCTTTTACCAAAGATAATCGGCTATTTCTCAGTCAATACATCGGCGACTTAGAGACATTGGCTACTTACGAGCGATTTCAACAGACGATAAATGACTTTCAAAGCCTATACGAATTAAAACCAACTCAAGTTATTTGCGATCGCCATCCTCATTATCTTTCTACTAACTATGCCCAGAAACTAAATATTCCTGTATCCTCGGTACAACACCATTATGCTCATGTTCTTTCCTGCATGGTAGATAATGGCTTAGATTTAAACGAACCCGTATTGGGGGTGGCTTGGGACGGTACGGGATATGGCTTAGACGGTACGATTTGGGGAGGAGAGTTTTTAAGCATTACCGATACTGGTTTTAAAAGAGTGGCTTGTTTGCGAACCTTTCGCCTACCTGGAGGGGAACGGGCAATTAAAGAACCAACCAGAATTGCGATCGCTTTGCTCTACGAAATTTTTGGCGATTTTTTATTTACCAATACTAATTGCTTTAATTATTTACCTTGGTTTAAAGCATTGACCGAGGGAGAATTGAAGAACTTTCGCACTGTGCTAGATAAAAATATCAATGTACCGATAACTTCTAGTATGGGACGTTTGTTCGACGGCATGGCTGCGATTTTGTCAATTTGTCAGCAAGTTAGCTACGAAGGACAAGCAGCGATAGAATTAGAATCGGCGATCGCCGATTTAAATACTGAAGAGACTTATAGTTTTGAATTAATTCAACCTGCCAAACCTACTAGCGATTGCTCGATAATTATTGACTGGAAACCAATTGTCCGAGGAATTTTGATTGACGTTGCCAACAAGAGAGCAAAATCTAAAATATCTGCTAAGTTTCACAACACCTTAGTTGAAATGATAATTGCTGTTGCCAAACAAGTTAAGCAAAAACAGATATTACTTACGGGTGGTTGTTGGCAAAATAAATATTTAACCGAAAGAGCGATCGCTAGATTGAAGCAAGAAGATTTTATTCCGTACTGGCATCACGGTATTCCTTGTAACGATGGTGGTATTGCTGTCGGTCAAATAGCTGCCTCACTAAGACGATAA
- a CDS encoding DUF4327 family protein, translated as MVATVDYSIDEIKQEARQLVERGIIDRHQPICILCEFIPPREWICAECELERNDYLLRDRICDLLCQEEWQED; from the coding sequence ATGGTTGCCACAGTTGACTATTCTATCGATGAAATCAAACAAGAAGCCCGTCAACTAGTAGAACGAGGAATTATCGATCGCCACCAGCCAATCTGCATTCTTTGTGAATTTATTCCTCCCAGAGAATGGATTTGTGCCGAATGTGAACTAGAAAGAAACGATTATTTGTTGCGCGATCGCATTTGCGATTTGTTGTGCCAAGAAGAGTGGCAAGAAGATTGA
- a CDS encoding HypC/HybG/HupF family hydrogenase formation chaperone, whose translation MCLAVPGKIISIDDSDATLRMGRVSFGGIIKQVSLAYVPEAKVGDYAIVHAGFALSILDRQAAEETLNYIRQLSTNN comes from the coding sequence ATGTGTTTGGCGGTACCTGGCAAAATTATTTCTATCGACGATAGCGATGCCACTTTGAGAATGGGCAGAGTTAGCTTTGGGGGAATTATCAAACAAGTTAGCCTCGCCTATGTCCCTGAAGCTAAAGTTGGCGATTATGCGATCGTTCATGCTGGTTTTGCTTTGAGTATTCTCGATCGCCAAGCGGCAGAAGAAACCCTAAACTACATTCGGCAACTAAGCACTAATAATTAG
- a CDS encoding universal stress protein, with protein MFEKILVALDRSSEATAVFEFALSVAQPQTSQMLLVHFIDWEMQEISPWVGLGTLYDIDVAGERYEWSHQRLQKEIEQCKSWLESYTQKASSLEIDCKAECQVGNCNIGIVNRAKEWGADLIVIGRRGHKNISEILLGSVSNYVIHHASCTVLVVQGTKASETDEVNRTTEVIS; from the coding sequence ATGTTTGAGAAAATTTTGGTTGCTTTGGATCGTTCGTCAGAAGCGACGGCAGTTTTTGAGTTTGCTTTATCTGTAGCCCAACCACAAACTAGTCAGATGTTGCTAGTGCATTTTATCGATTGGGAGATGCAGGAAATATCTCCTTGGGTTGGTTTGGGAACTCTATATGACATTGACGTTGCTGGCGAGCGATATGAATGGAGTCACCAACGTCTACAAAAAGAAATAGAACAGTGTAAGAGTTGGCTAGAAAGTTATACGCAAAAAGCAAGCTCTCTGGAAATTGACTGTAAAGCTGAATGCCAAGTAGGTAATTGCAATATTGGTATTGTCAATCGCGCTAAAGAGTGGGGTGCAGATTTAATTGTTATCGGTCGCAGGGGTCATAAAAATATCTCGGAAATACTTTTAGGTAGCGTCAGCAACTATGTAATTCATCATGCTTCCTGTACGGTTTTAGTGGTTCAGGGAACTAAAGCATCGGAAACAGATGAAGTAAATCGAACTACGGAAGTTATTAGTTAG
- a CDS encoding ATP-dependent 6-phosphofructokinase gives MNKKIGILTSGGDCPGLNAIIRAAVKCASQKGWEVYGIPYGTDGFLRLKRGKCHSDDLILKEHGYDLPGFLHGIDILQFLSGSILGSLSKGNSDDMAIAQTIIQGYRDLQLDALIAVGGDGSLDIIYDLAQQGQWNIIAIPKTIDNDVPFTDRSIGFDTAVDKVTSALYDLTFTAASHDRTMIVQVMGRNAGHLALRSGIAGGADIILIPELTPKIDATLVNDICIRIAKLRREGRKFALIVVAEGVKNEAGQKEKYISDYLARQIDTTSHKLCLTGKPEFCDLARIETRGTVLGHVQRSGTPSSYDRLLAASFAKKAVDLIAEENYNQLVVWQNGEVQSCSLDIVVTHIKEAHRLGKCPSPVNPNSFLVQTARSLGIYLS, from the coding sequence ATGAATAAAAAAATCGGAATTCTTACTAGTGGAGGTGACTGTCCTGGCTTAAATGCTATTATTCGGGCGGCGGTCAAATGTGCCAGTCAGAAAGGATGGGAAGTATATGGCATTCCCTATGGTACCGATGGTTTTTTGAGACTAAAACGGGGAAAATGCCACTCTGACGATTTGATACTAAAAGAACACGGTTATGATTTGCCAGGATTTCTACATGGAATAGATATTTTACAATTTCTCAGTGGCAGTATCTTAGGCTCTTTAAGTAAAGGCAATTCTGACGATATGGCGATCGCCCAAACTATTATACAAGGTTATCGAGATTTACAACTCGATGCTTTAATAGCTGTAGGAGGAGATGGCAGTCTGGATATTATCTACGATCTGGCGCAGCAGGGACAATGGAACATCATTGCCATTCCCAAAACTATCGATAACGACGTACCCTTTACCGATAGATCGATTGGATTCGATACGGCAGTAGATAAAGTAACTTCTGCCCTCTACGATCTTACCTTTACTGCTGCCAGTCACGATCGCACTATGATAGTTCAAGTTATGGGACGCAATGCGGGTCATTTAGCCCTGCGTTCTGGTATTGCTGGTGGTGCTGACATTATTTTAATTCCCGAACTCACACCCAAAATCGACGCTACTTTAGTTAATGATATTTGTATTCGCATTGCTAAGCTACGGAGGGAAGGACGCAAGTTTGCCCTTATTGTCGTTGCAGAGGGAGTCAAAAATGAAGCGGGACAAAAAGAGAAATATATTAGCGATTATTTAGCCCGACAAATTGACACAACTAGTCATAAACTTTGTTTGACAGGCAAGCCTGAATTTTGTGATTTAGCTCGAATTGAAACGCGAGGCACGGTTTTGGGTCATGTTCAACGCAGTGGTACGCCTTCATCTTACGATCGCCTGCTAGCTGCTAGTTTTGCTAAAAAAGCTGTAGATTTAATTGCAGAGGAAAACTATAACCAACTTGTAGTATGGCAAAATGGCGAAGTACAAAGTTGCTCGCTGGATATAGTAGTAACCCATATAAAAGAAGCTCATCGGCTTGGTAAATGTCCCAGTCCTGTAAATCCCAATAGTTTTTTAGTACAAACTGCACGTTCTCTGGGTATCTATCTCAGTTAG
- a CDS encoding dihydroorotate dehydrogenase-like protein, whose protein sequence is MVDITTTYLGLKLRSPLVVGAAAPLTEELDNIKRIEDAGAAAIVLHSLFEEQLLEERYTLYHHLTHGTESYPEATSYFPEREIFHVGSEAYLDHICRAKEMVDIPIIASLNSSSIGSWGDYAKRVERAGADALELNIYYVPTDISVTGDRVEQTYIDIVRTVTSAVNLPVAVKLSPFFSNIANMAKRLSDAGADALVLFNRFYQPDLDLETLEIEPNLLLSTSREMRLPMRWIAILYGAVPVDFAATSGIRTAHDVIKMLMVGANVTMLVSVLLSHGIEQLQKIERDLVEWLEAKEYNSVAQLQGSMSQINCSDPSIFERVQYLKAIQTYQPHWGLVSS, encoded by the coding sequence ATGGTAGATATAACTACAACCTATCTAGGATTGAAACTGCGATCGCCTTTAGTAGTAGGTGCTGCCGCGCCTCTAACCGAAGAGCTAGATAACATCAAACGGATAGAGGATGCTGGTGCCGCCGCAATAGTATTGCATTCTTTATTTGAAGAACAGTTACTCGAAGAACGCTACACGCTATATCATCATCTCACTCACGGTACGGAAAGTTATCCCGAAGCTACTTCCTATTTTCCCGAACGGGAAATCTTTCATGTTGGTTCGGAAGCTTACCTCGACCATATCTGTAGAGCAAAAGAAATGGTAGATATTCCCATTATTGCCAGTCTTAACAGTTCTAGCATTGGTAGCTGGGGTGATTATGCCAAAAGAGTCGAACGAGCGGGTGCTGATGCCTTGGAACTAAATATTTATTATGTTCCTACAGATATCTCCGTGACGGGCGATCGAGTAGAGCAAACCTATATCGATATTGTTCGTACTGTCACTTCAGCAGTCAATCTTCCTGTAGCCGTCAAGCTAAGTCCTTTTTTCAGCAATATAGCAAACATGGCAAAACGCTTGAGCGATGCTGGCGCAGATGCTTTAGTATTATTCAATCGTTTTTATCAACCCGATCTCGATCTAGAAACCTTAGAAATAGAACCTAACTTGCTACTCAGCACTTCTAGAGAAATGCGTCTGCCAATGCGCTGGATTGCCATTCTTTACGGTGCTGTTCCTGTAGACTTTGCTGCTACTAGTGGCATTCGTACCGCTCATGACGTAATTAAAATGCTGATGGTTGGTGCCAATGTCACGATGTTAGTCAGCGTACTTTTAAGTCATGGCATCGAACAGCTACAAAAAATCGAACGCGATCTGGTTGAATGGTTGGAAGCTAAAGAATATAATTCTGTTGCTCAGTTACAGGGCAGTATGAGTCAAATTAATTGCTCCGATCCTAGTATTTTTGAACGAGTGCAATATCTTAAAGCGATACAAACTTATCAGCCACATTGGGGTTTGGTTAGTAGTTAG